In Taeniopygia guttata chromosome Z, bTaeGut7.mat, whole genome shotgun sequence, one genomic interval encodes:
- the TMEM38B gene encoding trimeric intracellular cation channel type B isoform X1: protein MELWQVPLSFSRLRMFPFFDLAHYVASVLALKEQRGVVEVSVRSPLACWFSAMLYCFGGSVLSSLMLGEPPVAFLAKTINILLASSVWYLVFYCPEDIFCRCFSFVPLRLLVAGMKEVTRTWKITDGIAHADTVYKDACLIMVAVGWARGAGGGLISNFEQLVRGVWKPETNELLQMSYPVKVTLIGAVLFTLQRRQYLPIAKHNLVFLYTIFLVVFKVKMILTRCSTSPLAPFEAAVGQMFFGSQKTPSKVKGESTTSSNGSSVCDQPSEQHHEGAKKKQAKKTE, encoded by the exons ATGGAGCTCTGGCAGGTGCCGCTGAGCTTCTCCCGCCTCCGCATGTTCCCTTTCTTCGACCTGGCGCATTATGTCGCCTCCGTGCTGGCGCTGAAGGAGCAGCGGG gagTTGTGGAAGTGTCTGTCCGAAGTCCATTGGCCTGTTGGTTTAGTGCAATGCTTTATTGCTTTGGGGGTTCAGTTTTGTCTTCGTTGATGCTTGGTGAGCCTCCAGTAGCATTTCTGGCAAAGACCATAAATATTCTCCTGGCATCCTCAGTCTG GTATCTAGTGTTTTACTGCCCAGAAGACATATTCTGCCgctgcttttcctttgtgcCTCTTCGTCTTCTGGTGGCAGGAATGAAAGAAGTGACAAGGACTTGGAAAATCACAGATGGCATTGCACATGCAGACACTGTCTACAAAGATGCCTGTCTTATCATGGTGGCTGTTGGCTGGGCCAGAG GTGCTGGTGGTGGCTTAATTTCTAACTTTGAGCAGCTGGTGAGAGGAGTGTGGAAACCTGAAACCAATGAGCTCCTGCAGATGTCTTa CCCTGTGAAGGTAACTTTAATAGGAGCAGTTCTTTTCACCCTGCAACGCAGACAGTATTTGCCAATAGCAAAACACAACCTTGTGTTTTTATACACCATCTTCCTTGTTGTCTTCAAG GTCAAAATGATATTGACAAGATGTTCAACTTCCCCACTTGCTCCCTTCGAGGCTGCAGTGGGCCAAATGTTTTTTGGCTCACAAAAGACACCTTCCAAAGTGAAGGGTGAAAGTACCACATCTTCCAACGGCTCTTCAGTCTGTGACCAGCCTTCTGAACAGCACCATGAGGGTGCtaagaaaaaacaagcaaagaaaacagaataa
- the TMEM38B gene encoding trimeric intracellular cation channel type B isoform X2, with product MLYCFGGSVLSSLMLGEPPVAFLAKTINILLASSVWYLVFYCPEDIFCRCFSFVPLRLLVAGMKEVTRTWKITDGIAHADTVYKDACLIMVAVGWARGAGGGLISNFEQLVRGVWKPETNELLQMSYPVKVTLIGAVLFTLQRRQYLPIAKHNLVFLYTIFLVVFKVKMILTRCSTSPLAPFEAAVGQMFFGSQKTPSKVKGESTTSSNGSSVCDQPSEQHHEGAKKKQAKKTE from the exons ATGCTTTATTGCTTTGGGGGTTCAGTTTTGTCTTCGTTGATGCTTGGTGAGCCTCCAGTAGCATTTCTGGCAAAGACCATAAATATTCTCCTGGCATCCTCAGTCTG GTATCTAGTGTTTTACTGCCCAGAAGACATATTCTGCCgctgcttttcctttgtgcCTCTTCGTCTTCTGGTGGCAGGAATGAAAGAAGTGACAAGGACTTGGAAAATCACAGATGGCATTGCACATGCAGACACTGTCTACAAAGATGCCTGTCTTATCATGGTGGCTGTTGGCTGGGCCAGAG GTGCTGGTGGTGGCTTAATTTCTAACTTTGAGCAGCTGGTGAGAGGAGTGTGGAAACCTGAAACCAATGAGCTCCTGCAGATGTCTTa CCCTGTGAAGGTAACTTTAATAGGAGCAGTTCTTTTCACCCTGCAACGCAGACAGTATTTGCCAATAGCAAAACACAACCTTGTGTTTTTATACACCATCTTCCTTGTTGTCTTCAAG GTCAAAATGATATTGACAAGATGTTCAACTTCCCCACTTGCTCCCTTCGAGGCTGCAGTGGGCCAAATGTTTTTTGGCTCACAAAAGACACCTTCCAAAGTGAAGGGTGAAAGTACCACATCTTCCAACGGCTCTTCAGTCTGTGACCAGCCTTCTGAACAGCACCATGAGGGTGCtaagaaaaaacaagcaaagaaaacagaataa